The Nothobranchius furzeri strain GRZ-AD chromosome 17, NfurGRZ-RIMD1, whole genome shotgun sequence nucleotide sequence ggagagacgaggacgctgttaaaaaaatgctggaatgccatgttgtaaacaacagtaatttctacttctactatggtgtagtgttggatgcatgctgtagagctccatgctgccccctagagtttgggagaatattggctcaccgcagagacgagccgcatgaaccataaatgctgcaagttgtgaagcgcgttccagccgcgagccgcatcaccaagcggaaagtgaatgcgtcaagcataaaccaagccttaGAATGACCTGTATCAGAGCTCCTGGGATGgatgaaagccaaaagaaaaTGTCTCATGCTTCTCAGAGATTCAAAGCCGTGTTTCAGATTGCTGATGAATTgcattctttgtcccctttaattcacctgttgctgtcttcACAAAAAAACTACGGAGCCCCTGGCCATGCACCCCAGTGCTGTTTGTGTAAGTAATGATTATTTTTTTTCCCTTTAGACTAAAACTAAGGCTTGTATCACGGTcttgcattttttgtttttgcagtgCAGAAAGCCTTAACTGGAGTGATATGAACTTTAAGCTAAAACGTTCTTAAAGTACATGAATCATGATTGTTCAATGTCAGAAATCTAAATCTTGTTAAGAGGACTATCAGGAATAAATCAtaatctgacccccccccccccccaccaccccttttaaaacaacaaacattaatAATTCACGAGAGCTTGTAATAATGAAACCCGCCCTGCTTCAGAGAGATTATCGTAGATTTTAATGATGGAAAACAAGCATAACTTTTGCACAGCAGGTTTTTGATGACGTCTGTTCCCCAGAATCTGACCTCAATGAAACATGGGTGAGATTTGTAAAAGTGAAGAGTGATAAAAGTATTCCTTCTAGAGAAGATGCTCCTCatggttatttttgtttgtttcatcAGAAGGCAATGATCCAAAATGACATTACCAAGTAAGCTTCTGAAGGGAGAAAATGTGTAGTTTTGTGCAAATATGACAGATTAAGAAGagatgctgaacatgaaaaatacATTTATTCTGACGACAATTAGAATTTGATAATAAGCGTCACATACATTCTCTCTGAAAATGTTATAAGTTATGATTTATTATCccagcgaccctacatggacaagtggatatagaaaatagatgaatgcgttttttattttatttatttatcttccaCAAATAAAGGACTAGCATGCTTACACACGTGTTATAAAATTAAGTGAACTTAGTTCAACTACCTTTCATCACTCCTCTCATCTGGatagttttcacacacacaccttcatatAGGACGTTACCCAGGGTGCATTTCCTCTTGCAGTTCACTCATCTCCATGGCAACCCAACACTCAGATCCATCAGGTTTCCCAAGCTGACATCCTGCGCTGAGAGAGGAGGTGAGTTTTGTTTCTAGTCagtcagaaggcagcatagcagttAGTTGAAcagtttaatacatttaaaagttTATTTTCGTGTAACTTGCCTGTTGCTGCTTTAACTTGATTTCTTTGCAGATTTAAGATGCAAACTTTGAAGACGCAACTCTTTAAACCAATTTAAAGTTTACCACTAAATAATTAAACGTCCTTGAGAAAAATGCTGCATTagtttgtttaaccctctgggggcaggcgttgcagatttgcaacgttaaaacctacccagggcctcatttatcaagcttgcttacgcacaaaaacaAGGTcgtaaaactgcgtaagcaaatttccacgcaaactttgggatttatgaaagaaaacttagcagaaaaatgtgcgcaactttaagttgactaaggacctggcttacgcacatgttggacatggagagcacctgcagtgctgctgctgagaaggataaaattatgaagtcctgcagcattatcacttgtactgcttcgttttcacacagaacaagaccccccacacgcacacacacgcgcgtacacatacatgtgcacacacatgcgcgcgcatgcacacacacacacagcctgaagcgcagaatacggaatgcagaatatcagcagggggacagattaagacagaatgtcatgcgtctgtgacagtcactgtgacccgattgatcatgcgccctggttacttgtacaggggagatctccgtttgactgactggttagcgcgcgtgacctTCACCcaagagtctggggatcaaatcccgtttggatcatttttttaatatccgccacagatctctcctaagaattcacaacattgacggcttcagcaacgctgtgccactctgtggattttctcttatttgttttgcaaaagcacttcctttcatttctacacctcacccacaagtacctcagtttctgcttctgtgaaattgcgcttccttgatctgccttgatctacggtcgccatcgtcattaacGAAgcactgcaacagccggcttatgtatatgcatgagatccacaaggcactttgcattgaatatttatggcagtaagtgggcgtggtgagggcgggatgtgactaagatgcagctgagaaacattcttgttagtctccgatttaggaAGCGGAGATTGCatacagctgtgcgtactccatggttgatagatcacaaacctacttggcataagtacatttttttgctgagcttaagtacagttttagtaaggattctacacaatgtttgataaatgagacccctggttactccacacacgtatttcatgagcatttttaaactcggaagtaccgctgaaggacttagtttgtccttttatcaaaactttgagcctgagagggttaaaaggacTTGATTCTACTGATGCATTCCTATGTTTACTTTGCGGAGTGGGAGGTGGGCAATGCTTTGTCCCCTTGGAGAAAAGGTTATCCGACTCTTGTTTCCTGGACAACTGAGCAACAAAACGACCCGCTCAGCCCTGAACATACAGATCATCTACAGACGTGTCTCTAGATTGAGGACATGGCTGGGCGTGATGAAACATGGAGCGATGCAGAAGACACTGGCTGTGAGTTCCATCAGAACCCTTTTTGTGTTTTTGAaagagttgttgttgttttacctCTTTCCCTCCCTCCTAGCTCTGAGTGTGTTCAGATGGGACCACTGCGATCTCCTCCTGGATGCAGTGGATATTCAGCTTGACCAGCTGCAGGTCTCTGTTGTTCTTTTTTCTCCTCTATCAGCCTGTGAGACCGTTTTAAGCTCTATTTCTCTTTTTTAGATCCAACCTCCCACAGAAAACaatcacatcaaaccaggtgatgaaTCATCCTTACTGGTATCAAGTATGCATTACATAAAATACCAATATTAAAGGTTGATTTCCAAAtgatgatgtgtgtttgggggtaTTTTTAAGCTACACTTAGATGGAGCAAAGACACAAGACTTGGAAGCACGACTCAAACAAATGACACCTCCATGTCTTGTCTTGAGTTAATCCACACGCCGATGATGAGGACAACACCTGGTGATGTTTCAATATCTGTATCCGCACAAGAAAATCGTTAGTTTTTAAACAAATTTCCTGTGAAATTGTTATTTTCATTTGCTCATCAGGCCAATTTCTGGGAAGAAATTAGATAAGTGTTGTATTCATAATCTAACCAAGCTGAAATctctaaaatgcaacagatttttaaGTATTTTCTTGCAGATAAAAGGTCAATACTTCCTTCTGTACCCCAGAAATCACAGCGGGCTCTTCTGTCTGTCACGATGAAATCAAAAAGAAGCTAAAAGGAAGCTCAAGTGTTGAAGAGGAAGTTGAATCAGAAGGGGATCTGGTCACCTGGCGGCTCCAGAGGCTTCTTGGAGACGTCTGTCAGGAAGGAACTGCTGGAGAAACACATTCTGCTTCAGACAGCATCTGCACAGAGGACTTTTTCTGGTGCTTCAGAGAGGAGATGGTGGATCTGTCTCTGTCAGAAATGGGACCTGATGGAAAGACAGAAATTTCTGAGAGCGACACTAATCTGAGTAGTCAGAACCGACAAGTCGCTCAGTGTGAAGTAAACGTGTCACAAGTCAGAGAAGGAGCACAGAGACATGGAAGCTGCAGTAAGTGTGAGTACAGCCGGAGAAGTTGAGAGCTGACAGGTGTGTGTTTGAGCGACGTGTGTGTTTGAGCGGCGTGTGTGTTTGAGTGATGTGAGAGAGTCATTTCACTTTGTTCTCACATGGAAGATCACTAATCAGGAGAAGTCTGCTTTAAAGGACTGAACTAAATCCAACACATCTAATCCTATTCTACTCTAGATTAGAAAAGGTCACAATCAGTGGAAGTTTATAAAACATTAGAAAGGATctcatcagagaaaaatcagagagcAAAGTGTTTTTCTGGCTTTGATTACATATTTAGAGTCATCTAAAAAGTAGCCTAACCCAAAAATGTTGATATTTATTCCATAATTTTTGTCAGTAAATATGAAAAAGGTCATTTCTAGTCAAAAATACAGGGAAAAGGACAATACTATGAATAAAAGTAAAGTAATTACGACAATTTTCAGATGTGCTCTTTGGCAGCAGTGATGATTAAAGTTTTTCCCTTTTCCTTCAGACAATTTAGTTTTCTCCAAATGTTTTGGTTCAATTATTATGTTCaaacctttattttttttaaataaagatttagcttgttgctgtttttcccgagatacttaaaatattttttaaactcATCTACCTTATTTTTTTATGACTTTTTTGCTGGAGCTAATTAAACCATCTTACTTTCCATCTCAAACTTTCCAATAATCAGTATTAAAGGTCTTCTGTCCAGGATCTGCATGAGCTAGTTTTCATCCATCTGACACCACTTCCTGCAGTTTGTTTGAAGGAACCAAAGAATTTGAACACCGGTTAAGTCAGGATTTGGTGACACGGTTGTGAAAATCCTGCACTCGTGCACACATTTTAGCTCTTTCCCAGAGACCGACTTGTGATGCAATATTTTCATTTGTCCTCCTGAGCACTATAAGGTCCTAGATTAATGTAAATTATTCCAGAACTTCTGTTTGTTTGAGACTTTATGGTTTCCTTTCAGTCTCTTGCAGAACGGAGGTCATAACCGACCATGAAAATGTATCTTCTGACAGTGACGTTGATGCAGTTTGCACTGAGCAAGTAAAACAGCACGTccacaagtggacaggtactaaaATGTGAATGAAACGTGCCAAAATAATttgaaaaattaaattaaaacaaaTCCCCCTCTGATCCAAGGACCCTTCATCACTGATCTGAATGACTTTGACACAACCACACAAGATGAGACTGAACGTCTGTCTGCATTAGGTAAAATAAAGCTTCATTcttcatttcaacacacataatTAAATGTATCTCTTTATTTACAAAGTGAGAAGCTCCTCCAGTGGGCGTACAGATGAAGCTCAGAGTAACGGGACAAAAACCAGCAGGTAAAAGGAGCGTTTAGATTTCTTCATGATGTTTTTGCTTTTCCAAACTCTGCTAATAAGAACACGGATGAGAAAACTCACCACAGGAAGGAAGCATCCACACCTGGGAGGACATCAGAGAAGACGGACTggaaggagatgaaggtgtgactTGAAAACCTTCAACAAGTGACATCTCTGAGTGTCTTTTAGAATATTTTGTAAAACACACACTCTGGTCTTTTGATGTTTGGCTCAGAAATGTGAGAAAGAGGAGACTAAAGATAAAGTGGACTCATTTAAAAGACATTGAGCTCTGCCTCTCTGAGCTCCAGCAGAGAAAAATGGTTAATCAGCGACTTCATCACTGACTGATGGAAGTCTCTCTAATATTTGCAGTTTACATCCCAGCGTGTCGTTCAGCACCTGAGTGCAGGAAGAGCACAGATAGAGGAGAAGAAGGCTTTGGAGTCTCTTCTGGGGGAAGGCAGGACAGAGAGAGAGTCCATCAGGTACCAAAAACACTGTTTCAGTTCATTAaatgagttttttttaaatgcagcaaagtcaaactgtgtgtgttttagcaaccagctgcagaagcaaAGAGAGTCCTGTCTTCAGATTCAAAAAGCATCTCCACATAAACAGATTCTAGACGAGGAATGCAAGAACAAGGTATAAAACCCCTTTTCAGCTATAATCTGTTTTAGTGTGGTAAACACATACTTCATCTTTTTGTACGTCCACTGATCCAGAAACAGAATAAAGTTGTGACGTCAGAGATGGCGCCTCAGCTGGATTGTACCCAAACAGAACTATTTGTGGAGCAGCGACGTGCACGAGAGAAGACTGAATCCCTGCAGCAGGTGGATAAATAAAttgtacaaataaaaaaaaataggttTAATCACATGGCCATTAAATGATTGTGTAGGGAAGTTTATGTAAACCAAGGGTCACCACCCACAGGCCTTTTCTCCAAATTGCACAAGTTtaaaataacataaaaacaaTCTGCACCAATGCGTTAACATAGATTTTAAAACTACtattttctttaaaaacattCAAATCTCTTTATTAAACGTAAAGTTAGTTTAACTCTGATCTATTCTAGTTCAAAGGTCAGTATTGTATCGGCCTGGAAGTCCTTCCTGTGGATCATGAAGCAACTTtcagcttcacaaaggttggACCCCTGATCTAAACAAGTAGTTTATTTTGTTCAAGTGAAACTTCcgtgagattaaaaaaaaatgcaatcaaATATGGAACAAATACATTTCAGTTGGACATGTTAAATAAGGGTTGCTCCCTTTACAAATGCTAAAATAACCCAGAAACAACAGTCCATTTCAGTATAATGTCAGATCATTCTAGAGTCGTGATGCCTTTTTAATCAGATTAGGAGTGTACTTATGTttttgtttgtaaacaatattaaAAAATGGTTAGAAAAGGTTAGAAGACTATCTTATGTAAACAATGTCTGTGTTTTGTGTTTGAATAATGGATGATTTTGGGGTAGAGACTGGAGGAGACTTGTGAGGAGCTTCACGGAGCCTCAGAGGCAGAGAGCTCACTGGGAAATGGATGTCTGCGTACTCAGGTAGAAGGTGGTGTTTACATATGAAAAAAATACCTTTTTAAAAACTATTTTGTTTGCATCTTTCGCCAAAAAGTTGGAAAATTGTGCAAAATAGAAAAAGatatataaatgtattttaaaatcAAATGAAACCCTAATATATGTTGTTCTTCCACTTCTAATCACTGTTTAGCACTTTTTAAAAATTCTATATTTTTCAATAAAACTGCTTCAAATAAAGCAACGCTCGTGTTGCTTGTTGTTAACGGTGGTAGAAACGGACAGAATGTGGATATTtgcagaaagaaagagaaaagctGAAGAGGGAGCTGCAGAATCTGAAACCCCCAAACCACACAGAGCTGAAGGGGGCCCAGGAACAAACTCTGGTGAGAACTGAACAGAACGGGAGTTTTATTGAAATCAGTACAAGAGACGCATCATCGGGGAAGCCTTTTAGAAAACTCAGATGATTTTTGTTGTGTGAGCCCAGCAGAGTGAGAAAACGGTGCTGCAGCAGGAAGTTCAGCTggctgtgagggagagcgacaggCTCTGGGCGATGCTGGAGGATAAAACAAGCGCCCACGAGAGATTCAGAGCTGAGACGGAGCAGCAGCTCCGACTCTGGGCCCAGCAGCTGGCAGCAGAGCTCAAACATCTGCACCTGTTAGTAGAGCACAACAGAGACCTGCCTCAGAGGTACAGCTCAAATGCACATTAGACACACAGTAAATATTATTACTTAATACTGACGCCTTTCTACTGAGCAGCTTTACTGTTGCTGAAGCTGTTGCACACCTGAGAACAACACGTGAGCAGCTGCAGCACTTCGTTAGGCGACTTCATCAACAGCTGGATTCACAGAAACAAATGAATGAGCAGCTCAGAAAGGAGAAGGTACCAGTTAAGATGTGCATACATGCATAAGTTGTATATAATTACATCTAAAcccctttttttttactcagGAGCAAGAACTGAGGGTCCAAAGGCAACAGCTGAGAGCAGAGAAAGACCAAGCTCTGAACTCTATGAGGAGACAACTCATCCGGGTACGAAGCTCAAGTTTGGAGAAATCCCCAAACAGCCCCAGATCTCAACTAAACACCTTTTGATTTACAGGAGCATGTTGAGGAATTGAGCTGTCTGAAATGGGCTCATGTGAGTGAGACGGGAGGAGTGGCAGCTTGTCTCCGCAGGCAGCTGCAAGACAAAGATCTGGAGCTCAGGCAGGTCCAGAGAAGCATGGCTGAGTGGAGACGGCGAACCGCCGCTCGTCTGGCGTCACAGTTTGAACATCAGTTGACAGCTGAACTAGAAAGGTGACGTGATCATCACAGAGACGTTTATCTCACACGAATCCTGACAATGTATATGAGTTTGTTGAAATCTGCACAAATGTTTTCTTTCCCACAGGTGCAAGGTGGCGCTGATGAGGAGCAGGTAACTCATCTGTAAATAATAAATCACAAACTAAGCGGTTGTTCTTCATTGTAACAGCCTGATCTCATCACGCTACACATTAGCCACACGTTTAACCCAAACTTTCTCCATACTGGCAATTATTCACTCACtaacacatttaaatgttttccagAAGAGCATCAAAGACTCTAGAGGCGAGGCCCAGAGGAGGGACACACAGTTCAAAGGTAGATGCCGAGTAAGCATGACCACGTTCTTGTTTCAGTCAGCTAACATTTAACTTTTTACTTCAGGAAACTGTTTGCTCCCACCGGATCCACGCGGTGAACTCTGCAGCCGCTCACATCTCCACAGACGTGGTGTCATTAAAGCTTCTACGTCACCTGCAGGGCAAAGTGAAACAGCTACGGGTGGAGACCCAGGCCTTCTTGTGGAGCCCAAATCCACCAGACCCACCAGTGGCTCTatctgtgagtgagtgagtgcacgACTACAAAAGGATTTATGAACATTTAGAGGATTATTAAAGGTGTAAACTTTGAAAGAACCTGCAGAATCAGCATTCAAAGCCGTCTGAAAGTGATGGATTGTGTCATTTTAGTGCTGCTGTTAAGCGTTTCTGCTGATGTCTCCATCAGGGTGAAGACGTTGCTGAGATTAAGAGGCAAACCTCGTGAAATGGAAGATTAACAAGCAGGTCACAGTGACATGTGGCCACTGAGGTCACACTCACCTCAGCTGAGGAAGCGAGGTTTTATGGCCGACGAGAACACTGAACTGTGTGTGAGCGATAAACCTCAGAGGAAACGGAGGATGATGAAACTTTCAGCTACATGAAGCCGGCGGGTTCTTCAGGGAGTTTCTAACGTCACGTTTCCTAAAATCAAATAGATTTCATTCTAATGTTCTACTAAAATACTAATAATGAATTTTTGTTGTTGGATGAGCAGATGGTGTGAATTCCTTTCTGTTTTATGATAAATGTCTTTAATAACTttagttcatttaattaaaaagcaaATACTCTTGGTATTAACACTAAAGCAATGTCTGAAAAACAAAAATCAACATCTCTGCATGAACAATACGTTTTATTGAAAAAAGAAAATGTAATTACACTATGGCTCATTGCAGTTCTGGTTAAGAACATATAAAAATAcaagcaaataataataataatagaaaaaATAATGTTTGAGTCTTTTACAAGCTCCTCACCGGCAGCAGGAGGTATCAGCCGACTGAAAACAGGAATTCATGCTGTGAGGAGAGAGTTTTGATTCGTTTTGCTCACTGATGACCAGCGTAGATGTACGCCGTATTCTCATCCATCACGAGTGGCCCAGACGTTCCCACGCACCAGTCTGGAGACTAactgatgaatgaatgaacaggATGAACAAAAACAGCTTCACACAAGGCCAACATTCCTGACCCAACAGGCCAGTCTGACCAGTCATCCACCCTTCTGGTAGAGCTCGTGAAATTAGAGCTCACCACTAGAGTTCCATTTCCTCCTCTGCAGCACTGAGAACAGGGAAACTGTACAGGGGGGAGCAGCTTGTGTCTGCAGGTGGGCTCGGGGGGCTGAGGGAGGGAGAAGGACATGGAGTAGGAGGTTGTCTGGACGCGATCTGTTGTTTTCGCTGTTTCTGTAACGAGTTCTTCAGCCTCTGACAGAAGGGATCTTCTGGAGGACGCCACAGCACCAACTCCATACCTGAATGAGTCCTGGAAGGTGATGGAGGGGAGACGAGTGAGGTAAAACCTGACATCAAGGGGGAAACTGTTCTTCTAGAGCTGTTCTGTTAGTTAAACTCTGACGTTAATTTATCATTAAAATAAACATCTACACTAAATAATAATTAACTTTGGTTTTACTGAAACTTTAGACAACAACAAGGTTCTCTTTTTGGTTTTTCAGCTGCTGCAATGTGGGCTTGAACAAAAAAGAAATGTTCTTATGAAATGCTGAAGTGTTACGTAGTTGAACAAGGAGCACATACACTGACAGGGCCACGGTTTGGGGGAGGATGTCACTGATGCCACACTGCAGACCTTCCTTCAAACTGTCCGAGATCACCAGCACTGGTCGTCTTTGAGTGGGCTCTACATCaagatcttcatcatcatcatcttcaagtGTTATTCTGTAATACAATGCTCAGTTGAAGAGGTAAATGATTCAGGAATGTGTCAGAACCGTCGTATGTAGGGGTATCTTACAAACTCGCTGATTTGaagtaaaaaaatattttaatacaGCAGTAAATATTCTAATGAACTCCCATTAAATTGTGAATTATTCTGTCTAGACTGATCCGTAAACTAGACTCCATACAAGGGTTTGAGAGATTTTGACGAGCAATTTCAAATCAATTCCCTAAATAATAAGTGCTAATCTAGAtctggggtattcaattccgctcctggagggccggtatccagcacgttgtagtggtttctctgctccaacacactttgtTCAggagttgaatcacctgtgcagcagctcatcaggctctgcacaagcctgttaatcatctgctgagtgaaatcaggtgtgttgaagcaggttaaaaccaaaacgtcacTGACTGGATACCAGCTCTCCAGacccggaattgaatacccctgattTAGACTAACAAACGTAACAGATATATAATATCTCAATGTTAAGGTGAGAATGCTCTAATAGGGAGGAAATACTTGATTAATCACACTTATACCAACAAGACAAGGAATTCAACGTGTTAATTAATTTAGTTTAACCAATTCAGTAAATAATCGCCCAATATTGAACAAAATCCAGGGAACCATTTCAGTGATTAAGACATTTATATTTTGAATATTCAATAGTTTGTTTTTCTTACTATCAAGATGACTAAAGTTGCAAATTTGTGCATTTATAATAAAAGGTTGTAAATTGAAAAACTGACATTGTCCCCAAAAGTGTGGCATCTGTGTAAAACGGATTCATAGATACAACCTGacaggtaacactttacaatatgggtccctttattaatgttagttagggcattattaagcattaataaacaatgggtccctttattaacgttaccttTATTGTTTACTATGAAGTGTCCTTGTGGGATTAAGGGCCAGGGGGAGGGGTGTGGTTAGAAATGTGTTACATAATATATACATTGCTTatactttaatagtttattaaagcttaataatgcactaagtaacgttaataaagggacccttattttaAAGTGTTAGTCAGCCTAACTAAAGCTAAAGTGGTGGTTATTGAATAGAATCGTATTAATTTTACCAGTAATATCAGGGATACTGGAGAGCCACTGCCCTGCATGCTGTTGCCGTTTCCCTGTCTTGACTCGCCTGATTCAATGACTGAATCACCTCTTCAGAATCCTGTTTACCTATTGATTCACACCAGGTGTGTCTATGCCAGGAAACATAGAAAACATGCAAGTAGTGGCCCTCAACGGTTAAATAGCCCTGGCCTATAAGATTTATAAGCTTTGCCTTAAATGGAAACTAAACTAACAACCCCTTCTCTCTCTAGCTTGTTTATCCTACAAACCTTAAGTTCCCAGGTGGCTTGTTGCAAACGTTTGAAGTTTGGAGTCCAGCAGTTTTGAGTGCTGATCCATACCTGTCTTCGATCTCCTGTAGTCTCCTCTGAGCTGATTCTATCTCCATGCAGGAGCTCTCCGTCTCCGTTCGAGGAGGTGAAGAGGAGGGCTGTGGTAAAGTGAAGTTCTGAGATGCTGAGCAGGGCTGTGGACTACAAAGGCCAACTTGCTGAGCAGACGATGCAGGACACATAGTCTCTGAAAAGTCCACCTCGGTCTCAGCCATTAACCTCCTTTTTTTGGCACTGCAACCCCTTAAAAAAGAGTTAACATTATTAATAAGTAAACTAAATAGCTAAattcgaaactaaagcacatcctgagtgtccgtcttctgaaatctgtggtccacactttcatcacttcaaggctggattactctaactcctgcttatatggcatcagtaaagcagctctttctagacttcagctggtccagaactcagcagctaggttgctgactggagctgacagacgacaacacatttcaccaattctgaaatctctccactggttgcccgtgcagttcaggataaacttcaaaattatgcttctgacttacaaatccttgaaccatcaagctcctccatatc carries:
- the si:ch211-102c2.8 gene encoding centromere-associated protein E isoform X5, coding for MAGRDETWSDAEDTGSLSVFRWDHCDLLLDAVDIQLDQLQIQPPTENNHIKPATLRWSKDTRLGSTTQTNDTSMSCLELIHTPMMRTTPEITAGSSVCHDEIKKKLKGSSSVEEEVESEGDLVTWRLQRLLGDVCQEGTAGETHSASDSICTEDFFWCFREEMVDLSLSEMGPDGKTEISESDTNLSSQNRQVAQCEVNVSQVREGAQRHGSCSKFSCRTEVITDHENVSSDSDVDAVCTEQVKQHVHKWTGPFITDLNDFDTTTQDETERLSALVRSSSSGRTDEAQSNGTKTSRKEASTPGRTSEKTDWKEMKFTSQRVVQHLSAGRAQIEEKKALESLLGEGRTERESISNQLQKQRESCLQIQKASPHKQILDEECKNKKQNKVVTSEMAPQLDCTQTELFVEQRRAREKTESLQQRLEETCEELHGASEAESSLGNGCLRTQKEREKLKRELQNLKPPNHTELKGAQEQTLQSEKTVLQQEVQLAVRESDRLWAMLEDKTSAHERFRAETEQQLRLWAQQLAAELKHLHLLVEHNRDLPQSFTVAEAVAHLRTTREQLQHFVRRLHQQLDSQKQMNEQLRKEKEQELRVQRQQLRAEKDQALNSMRRQLIREHVEELSCLKWAHVSETGGVAACLRRQLQDKDLELRQVQRSMAEWRRRTAARLASQFEHQLTAELERCKVALMRSRRASKTLEARPRGGTHSSKETVCSHRIHAVNSAAAHISTDVVSLKLLRHLQGKVKQLRVETQAFLWSPNPPDPPVALSVSEVKTLLRLRGKPREMED
- the si:ch211-102c2.8 gene encoding centromere-associated protein E isoform X1, producing MAGRDETWSDAEDTGSLSVFRWDHCDLLLDAVDIQLDQLQIQPPTENNHIKPATLRWSKDTRLGSTTQTNDTSMSCLELIHTPMMRTTPGDVSISVSAQENQITAGSSVCHDEIKKKLKGSSSVEEEVESEGDLVTWRLQRLLGDVCQEGTAGETHSASDSICTEDFFWCFREEMVDLSLSEMGPDGKTEISESDTNLSSQNRQVAQCEVNVSQVREGAQRHGSCSKFSCRTEVITDHENVSSDSDVDAVCTEQVKQHVHKWTGPFITDLNDFDTTTQDETERLSALVRSSSSGRTDEAQSNGTKTSRKEASTPGRTSEKTDWKEMKFTSQRVVQHLSAGRAQIEEKKALESLLGEGRTERESISNQLQKQRESCLQIQKASPHKQILDEECKNKKQNKVVTSEMAPQLDCTQTELFVEQRRAREKTESLQQRLEETCEELHGASEAESSLGNGCLRTQKEREKLKRELQNLKPPNHTELKGAQEQTLQSEKTVLQQEVQLAVRESDRLWAMLEDKTSAHERFRAETEQQLRLWAQQLAAELKHLHLLVEHNRDLPQSFTVAEAVAHLRTTREQLQHFVRRLHQQLDSQKQMNEQLRKEKEQELRVQRQQLRAEKDQALNSMRRQLIREHVEELSCLKWAHVSETGGVAACLRRQLQDKDLELRQVQRSMAEWRRRTAARLASQFEHQLTAELERCKVALMRSRRASKTLEARPRGGTHSSKETVCSHRIHAVNSAAAHISTDVVSLKLLRHLQGKVKQLRVETQAFLWSPNPPDPPVALSVSEVKTLLRLRGKPREMED
- the si:ch211-102c2.8 gene encoding centromere-associated protein E isoform X6, with amino-acid sequence MAGRDETWSDAEDTGSLSVFRWDHCDLLLDAVDIQLDQLQIQPPTENNHIKPATLRWSKDTRLGSTTQTNDTSMSCLELIHTPMMRTTPGDVSISVSAQENQITAGSSVCHDEIKKKLKGSSSVEEEVESEGDLVTWRLQRLLGDVCQEGTAGETHSASDSICTEDFFWCFREEMVDLSLSEMGPDGKTEISESDTNLSSQNRQVAQCEVNVSQVREGAQRHGSCSKFSCRTEVITDHENVSSDSDVDAVCTEQVKQHVHKWTGPFITDLNDFDTTTQDETERLSALVRSSSSGRTDEAQSNGTKTSRKEASTPGRTSEKTDWKEMKFTSQRVVQHLSAGRAQIEEKKALESLLGEGRTERESISNQLQKQRESCLQIQKASPHKQILDEECKNKKQNKVVTSEMAPQLDCTQTELFVEQRRAREKTESLQQRLEETCEELHGASEAESSLGNGCLRTQKEREKLKRELQNLKPPNHTELKGAQEQTLQSEKTVLQQEVQLAVRESDRLWAMLEDKTSAHERFRAETEQQLRLWAQQLAAELKHLHLLVEHNRDLPQSFTVAEAVAHLRTTREQLQHFVRRLHQQLDSQKQMNEQLRKEKEQELRVQRQQLRAEKDQALNSMRRQLIREHVEELSCLKWAHVSETGGVAACLRRQLQDKDLELRQVQRSMAEWRRRTAARLASQFEHQLTAELERCKVALMRSRRASKTLEARPRGGTHSSKETVCSHRIHAVNSAAAHISTDVVSLKLLRHLQGKVKQLRVETQAFLWSPNPPDPPVALSVR